One stretch of Cohnella algarum DNA includes these proteins:
- a CDS encoding YycC family protein — translation MRRMPLTAETAQKLAEHLKVPLEHLMHMPQHILLQKLAEMAKADAASGGNVKKEE, via the coding sequence ATGCGAAGAATGCCGTTGACGGCGGAAACCGCGCAAAAGCTTGCCGAACATTTGAAGGTGCCGCTCGAGCATCTGATGCATATGCCGCAGCATATTTTGCTGCAGAAGTTGGCGGAAATGGCAAAGGCCGATGCGGCCTCCGGCGGAAACGTCAAAAAGGAGGAATAG
- a CDS encoding ABC transporter substrate-binding protein — protein MRSFLRLHTLKSLSVVLVLSVVAALAAACSGGDASDDPNNRRTLRIGMVSGSQDSESYYRQEYTDMFELSKGNIDIEFQYATDYSEMMYASEEEQKEFQQIDTYERLKEMLTGPNPVDVLVTDQGTMGRLIQDNLLVSLDSYIKKDKVDLEAFVPSVIESIREAGNNQVYGLTSTFSSSVLFYNKTLFSKAGVTPPTDGMTWDQIFDLATQMSTGEGAERIFGLTLNDWNSELSMYSVNNIVAPLKLRMFDDKAETMTVNTPQWERAWERPIELAQQKVIPSAEDFVEEMPADGNYRYNPYSNRPFFTNRVAMMISNNYLINELKTYNDNVDKMENYEPLDWDVVTYPVLPEMPEASSGMYLGEVMVINANAANADDAWEFIKFSTSKETAKFKARSTYQMSSLTEFVKPLDGMAYNIEAFYKQKPIPYEYNQAEQSLYRERPNLGYIQQLGDQSFQKAVRGDLGVKEALQEWQENGNELLQEIKQNPTGEIDLTPYLGDQEAIQREMLRRASGG, from the coding sequence TTGCGCTCATTTCTTCGATTACATACGTTGAAGTCGCTGTCCGTCGTGCTCGTTTTGTCCGTCGTCGCCGCTCTCGCCGCCGCGTGCAGCGGAGGAGACGCGTCAGACGATCCGAACAATCGCCGCACGCTGCGCATCGGCATGGTTTCGGGCAGCCAGGACAGCGAATCCTATTACCGTCAGGAATACACGGATATGTTCGAACTATCCAAAGGGAACATCGACATCGAATTCCAATATGCGACCGACTATTCGGAGATGATGTACGCTTCGGAAGAGGAGCAAAAGGAATTTCAGCAAATCGATACGTACGAACGGCTCAAGGAAATGCTGACGGGACCGAATCCGGTCGACGTGCTCGTCACCGATCAGGGAACGATGGGCCGGCTGATTCAGGATAATTTGCTCGTTTCGCTGGATTCGTACATCAAGAAAGACAAAGTGGATTTGGAAGCGTTCGTGCCGTCCGTCATCGAAAGCATCCGGGAGGCGGGCAACAACCAGGTTTACGGGCTGACCTCTACGTTCAGCTCCAGCGTTTTGTTTTACAACAAGACGTTGTTTTCGAAAGCGGGCGTCACTCCGCCGACCGACGGGATGACGTGGGACCAAATTTTCGACCTGGCCACTCAAATGAGCACGGGAGAGGGCGCCGAGCGGATATTCGGATTGACGTTGAACGACTGGAACTCCGAATTGAGCATGTACAGCGTCAATAACATCGTCGCCCCGCTGAAACTGAGGATGTTCGACGACAAGGCCGAGACGATGACGGTCAATACGCCGCAGTGGGAACGGGCCTGGGAGCGCCCGATCGAGCTGGCGCAGCAAAAAGTGATTCCGAGCGCGGAAGATTTCGTGGAGGAGATGCCCGCCGACGGCAACTACCGCTACAATCCGTATTCGAACCGTCCGTTCTTTACGAACCGCGTCGCCATGATGATCAGCAACAATTACCTGATCAACGAGCTCAAGACTTATAACGATAACGTAGACAAAATGGAAAATTACGAGCCCCTTGATTGGGATGTCGTCACCTACCCGGTGCTTCCGGAGATGCCGGAAGCGAGCAGCGGGATGTACCTGGGCGAAGTGATGGTGATCAACGCCAACGCGGCCAATGCGGACGATGCCTGGGAGTTCATCAAGTTCAGCACGAGCAAGGAAACGGCCAAATTCAAGGCAAGAAGCACGTACCAGATGAGCTCGCTGACCGAGTTCGTCAAGCCTCTCGACGGCATGGCCTACAATATCGAGGCGTTCTACAAGCAAAAGCCGATTCCTTACGAGTATAATCAGGCCGAGCAAAGCCTTTATCGGGAACGCCCCAACCTGGGCTATATTCAGCAACTCGGCGACCAATCGTTCCAAAAGGCGGTCCGCGGCGATTTGGGCGTCAAGGAAGCGCTGCAGGAATGGCAGGAAAACGGCAACGAGCTGCTGCAGGAAATCAAGCAGAACCCGACCGGGGAGATCGATCTTACGCCTTATTTGGGCGATCAGGAAGCGATCCAGAGGGAAATGCTCCGTCGGGCGTCGGGAGGCTGA
- a CDS encoding uracil-DNA glycosylase, translated as MAAVFRNDWGPVLEPEMEKPYYRELRRQLAEEYRDRRIYPDMYHIFQALHLTAYEDVKVVILGQDPYHGAGQAHGLSFSVMPGVKTPPSLQNIYKELRDDLGCAIPSHGFLEHWARQGVLLLNAVLTVREGQPNSHKGLGWEKFTDAVIAALNEREKPIVFILWGRHAQEKASFIDRSRHHVIASPHPSPFSAHNGFFGSRPFSRTNAFLRSVGESEIDWQIPEADRAAEGLRASGGGAL; from the coding sequence ATGGCGGCCGTATTCCGCAATGATTGGGGACCGGTTCTCGAGCCGGAAATGGAGAAGCCGTACTATCGGGAGCTAAGGCGGCAATTGGCGGAGGAGTACAGGGACAGACGCATTTATCCGGATATGTATCATATTTTTCAGGCGCTTCATCTGACGGCTTACGAGGACGTTAAGGTGGTCATTCTCGGGCAGGACCCGTACCACGGAGCCGGCCAAGCGCACGGGCTCAGCTTTTCGGTGATGCCGGGCGTGAAGACGCCTCCGTCGCTGCAGAACATTTACAAGGAGCTGCGGGACGATCTGGGTTGCGCGATTCCGAGCCACGGCTTTCTGGAGCATTGGGCCAGGCAGGGCGTGCTGCTGCTGAACGCGGTGCTGACGGTGCGCGAGGGCCAGCCGAATTCGCACAAAGGTCTCGGGTGGGAAAAGTTCACGGACGCGGTCATCGCGGCGCTCAACGAGCGAGAGAAGCCGATCGTGTTCATCCTGTGGGGAAGGCACGCGCAGGAAAAAGCGTCGTTCATCGACCGGTCGCGGCACCACGTCATCGCTTCGCCGCATCCGAGTCCGTTTTCGGCGCACAACGGATTTTTCGGCAGCCGTCCGTTTTCGCGAACAAACGCTTTTTTGCGGTCCGTCGGAGAATCCGAGATCGACTGGCAGATTCCGGAGGCGGACCGAGCCGCTGAAGGTCTTCGGGCGTCCGGAGGCGGAGCGCTTTGA
- a CDS encoding ABC transporter substrate-binding protein: MKNNRFRKLALAGISLTLAGTLLAACSGGNETDDPNNRRTLRIGTMYGSSQDEQYFRQQYTDLFEFTHGNIDIEIVPAIDWTETQFEEQTPETQQPDPLEKVKEIMTGPNPVDVMILNDSSMLSTMVQENLLKPLDPLMKEDEIDTAEYVPAVIEGIKDLGDGQNLYALAPTYSPSALFYNKKMFSNLGITPPTNGMTWEELFNLARQLKTGEGQDATFGFTFNQWGYSNGYYDLTSFAAPLQLKMFDEKGETMTINTPQWKNVWTTYTDLFKEKVLPSQEDLVFEQPATDGPYRYNPYEQQPFFRGKVAMVIGSYSMISEIDTFNRNVDKFENMEALDWDVVSVPTFAEAPGISGYIYMNTLAAINSQAPNPDDAWEFVKFMNGKEWGKLRARSSYELPSLIEYAKPKEGMSYNMEAFTTTKPIPQQNLAVYTKLYQERPNLNLIDSLANTQYNKVVNGEMSVEEALAEFETKGNELLQKIKLTPNGPIEGVNDDVYGGGGGPILYDSATSAAVAVG; encoded by the coding sequence ATGAAGAACAACCGATTTCGCAAGCTCGCGCTGGCCGGAATAAGCCTGACGCTAGCCGGCACTTTGCTCGCCGCTTGCAGCGGAGGCAACGAGACCGACGACCCGAACAACCGCCGTACGCTGCGCATCGGGACGATGTACGGCAGCAGCCAGGACGAACAATATTTCCGCCAGCAATATACCGACCTGTTCGAATTTACGCACGGCAACATCGACATCGAAATCGTGCCGGCGATCGACTGGACCGAGACGCAGTTCGAGGAGCAAACCCCGGAAACGCAGCAGCCGGATCCGCTGGAGAAGGTAAAGGAAATCATGACGGGGCCGAACCCGGTTGACGTCATGATTTTGAACGATTCGAGCATGCTGAGCACGATGGTGCAGGAAAATCTGCTCAAGCCGCTCGATCCGCTGATGAAAGAAGACGAAATCGACACCGCCGAATACGTTCCGGCCGTCATCGAAGGCATCAAGGACCTGGGCGACGGCCAAAATCTGTACGCTCTCGCGCCGACGTACTCGCCTTCCGCGCTTTTTTATAATAAGAAGATGTTCAGCAACCTCGGCATCACCCCGCCGACGAACGGCATGACGTGGGAAGAATTGTTCAACCTGGCGCGCCAACTGAAGACCGGCGAAGGCCAGGATGCGACGTTCGGGTTCACGTTCAACCAATGGGGCTACAGCAACGGCTATTACGATCTGACCAGCTTCGCCGCGCCGCTGCAATTGAAAATGTTCGACGAAAAAGGCGAAACGATGACGATCAATACGCCGCAATGGAAAAACGTATGGACGACGTACACCGATCTGTTCAAGGAAAAGGTGCTCCCGTCGCAGGAGGATCTCGTGTTCGAGCAGCCGGCGACCGACGGACCGTACCGCTACAATCCTTACGAGCAGCAGCCGTTTTTCCGCGGCAAAGTCGCGATGGTCATCGGCTCGTACAGCATGATCAGCGAAATCGACACGTTCAACCGCAACGTAGACAAGTTCGAAAACATGGAGGCGCTCGATTGGGATGTCGTGTCCGTGCCGACGTTCGCGGAAGCGCCCGGGATCAGCGGATATATTTATATGAATACGCTCGCCGCCATCAACTCGCAGGCTCCGAATCCGGACGACGCCTGGGAATTCGTCAAGTTCATGAACGGCAAGGAGTGGGGCAAGCTGCGGGCCCGCAGCAGCTACGAGCTTCCGTCGCTGATCGAATACGCGAAGCCAAAGGAAGGCATGAGCTACAACATGGAAGCCTTCACGACGACGAAGCCGATTCCGCAGCAAAATTTGGCGGTCTACACGAAACTGTATCAGGAACGTCCGAATTTGAACCTGATCGATTCGCTCGCCAATACCCAGTACAACAAAGTCGTCAACGGCGAAATGTCGGTAGAGGAAGCGCTCGCCGAATTCGAGACGAAGGGGAACGAACTGCTGCAGAAAATCAAGCTGACGCCGAACGGTCCGATCGAAGGCGTCAACGACGACGTGTACGGCGGAGGAGGCGGTCCGATTCTTTACGACTCGGCTACGTCTGCCGCGGTTGCAGTCGGCTGA
- a CDS encoding MFS transporter, with product MRSKLAIVALMLITTFIGFGIIIPVLPQVVSDIDPEAANLHTGLMLTLYSLVSFVVSPLWGSLSGRVGRRPVIMIGVAGFCLSFLLFGLAGDNLTLMYASRLIGGLFSGAVTACIVAYVADITTNEDRTKGMAVVGMSIGLGFTFGPFVGGVLSRISLSAPFFAAAGLALVTLLAAWAKLTESLTPEQRAKTAAAPKVSRWTAFQGPLKNLYVLAFFVTFSLAILEATMQLFGMERFEVTPYKVGIMFFFCGLAGALVQGGIVRRYVKKGREGAFIAAGLVLSAIGFFLLLTADNWIAATAYLCIFGIGNSLTRPCVTSLITQKTTVEQGVASGLSSSMDSLGRIAGPLLGTLLLGVYDWLPYVVSGVISLLAIGLLARFRMADGASAKPNA from the coding sequence ATGAGAAGCAAGCTCGCCATCGTAGCGCTCATGCTCATTACGACCTTTATCGGCTTCGGCATTATTATTCCGGTTTTGCCGCAAGTCGTATCCGACATCGACCCGGAAGCGGCCAATTTGCACACGGGCTTGATGCTTACGCTGTACTCGCTCGTCTCGTTTGTCGTATCCCCGCTGTGGGGCTCGCTCTCCGGCAGGGTGGGACGGCGGCCCGTCATCATGATCGGCGTTGCCGGCTTCTGCCTCAGCTTCCTGCTCTTTGGCCTGGCCGGCGACAATTTGACGCTGATGTACGCGTCCCGGCTGATCGGCGGCTTGTTTTCCGGCGCGGTGACCGCTTGCATCGTCGCGTACGTAGCCGACATTACGACAAACGAAGACCGGACGAAAGGAATGGCGGTCGTCGGGATGAGCATCGGTCTCGGCTTCACCTTCGGTCCTTTCGTCGGCGGCGTGCTCAGCCGCATTTCGCTCAGCGCGCCGTTTTTTGCCGCCGCGGGGCTGGCGCTCGTTACGCTGCTCGCGGCATGGGCGAAGCTGACGGAATCGCTCACGCCCGAGCAGCGGGCCAAAACGGCGGCGGCGCCCAAAGTTTCCCGGTGGACCGCCTTTCAGGGCCCGCTTAAAAATTTGTACGTGCTGGCGTTTTTCGTGACGTTTTCGCTGGCGATTCTGGAAGCGACGATGCAATTGTTCGGCATGGAGCGCTTCGAGGTCACGCCCTATAAAGTCGGCATCATGTTTTTCTTTTGCGGGCTGGCCGGCGCGCTCGTCCAGGGAGGCATCGTTCGCCGGTACGTGAAAAAGGGGCGCGAAGGGGCGTTCATCGCGGCGGGGCTCGTGCTGTCGGCGATCGGATTTTTCCTGCTGCTGACCGCGGACAACTGGATCGCCGCAACGGCGTACCTGTGCATTTTCGGCATCGGCAACTCGCTGACCCGGCCGTGCGTCACATCGCTCATTACGCAAAAAACGACGGTCGAGCAGGGGGTCGCATCCGGCCTCAGCTCTTCGATGGACAGCCTCGGCCGGATCGCGGGCCCGCTGCTCGGCACGCTCCTGCTCGGCGTGTACGATTGGCTGCCGTACGTCGTGTCCGGCGTCATTTCCCTGCTTGCGATCGGCCTGCTGGCCCGGTTCCGCATGGCGGACGGCGCATCGGCGAAGCCGAACGCGTAA
- a CDS encoding DUF1292 domain-containing protein, translating to MSDHVHDENCNHEHDEEAVFVVTDEEGNEHEMVLVYTFESGDNAYAVLLDRNDPEDDGVIFRIEEDGEDEVLVNIEDDEEWERVMKVYEELAAQEAD from the coding sequence ATGAGCGATCATGTTCATGACGAAAACTGCAACCACGAGCACGATGAAGAAGCCGTTTTCGTCGTAACGGACGAAGAAGGCAACGAACACGAAATGGTGCTTGTGTACACATTCGAGAGCGGCGATAACGCTTATGCCGTTCTGCTTGACCGCAACGATCCCGAAGACGACGGCGTCATTTTCCGCATCGAGGAAGACGGCGAAGACGAAGTGCTCGTCAATATCGAAGACGACGAAGAGTGGGAGCGGGTCATGAAAGTTTACGAAGAGCTCGCCGCCCAGGAAGCGGACTGA
- a CDS encoding MBL fold metallo-hydrolase: MDIQMLGTGSAFAKTFFNNNALIYSGGRILLIDCGHTAPKMLYRLGISPDDIDAILISHIHADHVGGLEELAFKYKFTYKTRKPLYIAETLVESLWQHSLRGGLEQEHYDSLQHFFDVRPLPEGTRVELLSGLRAELLRTDHIPNKYSYSILLNDSFFYTADMKFNPELLAKLVRERGVTTIFHDCQLHEPGTVHACLPQLLTLPDDIQERIRLMHYGDDQPDFIGKTGKMTFVDQHKRYTLPFSG, translated from the coding sequence ATGGATATCCAAATGCTGGGGACGGGAAGCGCCTTCGCCAAAACGTTTTTCAACAACAATGCGCTGATCTATTCCGGTGGCCGCATCCTTTTGATCGATTGCGGGCATACGGCTCCGAAGATGCTTTACCGACTCGGCATTTCGCCGGACGATATCGACGCCATCTTGATTTCGCACATCCACGCCGACCACGTCGGAGGACTCGAAGAACTCGCGTTCAAGTACAAATTTACATATAAGACGAGAAAGCCGTTGTATATCGCCGAAACGCTTGTCGAATCGCTATGGCAGCATTCGCTGCGGGGCGGGCTGGAGCAGGAGCATTACGACTCGCTGCAGCATTTTTTCGACGTGCGGCCGCTTCCCGAAGGAACTCGCGTCGAGCTGCTAAGCGGTTTGAGGGCGGAATTGCTTCGAACCGATCACATTCCGAACAAATACAGCTACTCGATTTTGCTGAACGACTCGTTCTTTTATACGGCCGATATGAAGTTTAATCCGGAACTGCTCGCGAAGCTCGTTCGCGAACGGGGCGTGACTACGATTTTTCACGACTGCCAGCTGCATGAGCCCGGAACCGTTCACGCGTGCCTTCCCCAGCTGCTGACGCTGCCGGACGACATCCAGGAACGAATCCGGCTTATGCATTACGGAGACGATCAGCCCGATTTCATCGGAAAAACCGGAAAAATGACGTTCGTCGACCAGCATAAACGCTATACTCTTCCGTTTTCGGGATGA
- a CDS encoding aminotransferase class I/II-fold pyridoxal phosphate-dependent enzyme encodes MDHTRTPLFDALLRHSEAGPVQFHIPGHKKGAGMDPEFRRYVGQNVLDIDLINIAPLDDLHQPVGVILEAQKLAADAFGADACFFSVQGTSTAIMTMILSVCGNGDKIVVPRNVHKSILSAIIFAGARPVFLSPARDHQLGIDHGVTTRSVRRALERHPDAAAVLVINPTYFGVSANLKEIVDLVHEYDIPVLVDEAHGALIHFSDKLPLSAMQAGADMAATSVHKLGGSMTQSSILNVRNGLVNVQRVQTILSMLTTTSTSYPLLASLDTARRQLALHGEELAARAVELANRARQAVNEIEGLYSFGEDILGDEATYDYDPTKLTIHVRRLGITGYDAENWLRERYRIEVELSDMYNILCLITPGDDDASVGLLVNALREMSEQFRDTREIPDIVVKVPEIPHLSLTPRDAFYGETETIPLTESAGRIIAEFIYVYPPGIPILLPGEVISQENIDYIVDHLEVGLPVKGPEDRTVREIKVIVEETAIS; translated from the coding sequence TTGGATCATACCCGCACCCCTTTGTTCGACGCGCTTCTGCGCCATTCCGAGGCCGGGCCGGTGCAGTTTCACATCCCCGGGCACAAGAAAGGCGCCGGCATGGATCCCGAATTCCGCCGGTATGTCGGGCAAAACGTTCTCGATATCGACCTGATCAACATCGCGCCGCTCGACGACCTTCATCAGCCGGTCGGCGTCATTCTCGAAGCCCAGAAGCTGGCCGCGGACGCCTTCGGAGCGGATGCCTGTTTTTTTTCCGTGCAAGGAACGAGCACGGCCATCATGACGATGATTTTGTCCGTATGCGGCAACGGGGACAAAATCGTCGTCCCGCGCAACGTTCATAAATCGATTCTGTCCGCCATTATTTTCGCCGGGGCGCGGCCGGTTTTCCTGTCGCCGGCGCGCGATCATCAGCTCGGCATCGATCACGGCGTAACGACCCGTTCGGTCCGCCGCGCGCTGGAGCGTCATCCCGACGCGGCGGCGGTTCTGGTCATCAATCCGACGTATTTCGGCGTTAGCGCGAACCTGAAGGAAATCGTCGACCTCGTTCACGAGTACGATATCCCGGTTCTCGTCGACGAGGCGCACGGCGCGCTCATTCATTTTTCAGACAAGCTCCCGCTCTCCGCGATGCAAGCCGGCGCCGATATGGCCGCGACCAGCGTGCACAAGCTCGGCGGCTCGATGACCCAGAGCTCCATCCTGAACGTGCGAAACGGGCTGGTCAACGTCCAGCGCGTGCAAACGATTTTGAGCATGCTGACGACGACGTCCACCTCGTATCCGCTGCTCGCTTCGCTCGATACGGCAAGGCGCCAGCTCGCGCTGCACGGGGAAGAGCTCGCGGCCCGAGCGGTGGAGCTAGCCAACCGCGCGCGGCAGGCGGTGAACGAAATCGAAGGGCTCTATTCGTTCGGGGAAGACATTCTCGGCGACGAGGCGACCTACGACTACGACCCGACGAAGCTGACCATTCACGTCCGGCGGCTCGGAATTACCGGCTACGACGCGGAAAACTGGCTTCGCGAGCGTTACCGGATCGAAGTCGAGCTTAGCGACATGTACAACATTTTATGCCTGATTACGCCGGGCGACGACGACGCTTCCGTCGGTCTGCTCGTGAACGCGCTGCGCGAAATGTCGGAGCAGTTCCGCGACACGCGCGAAATTCCGGACATCGTCGTCAAGGTTCCCGAAATTCCCCACCTGTCGCTGACGCCGAGAGACGCGTTTTACGGGGAGACGGAAACGATCCCGCTGACCGAATCCGCCGGCCGGATCATCGCGGAGTTTATTTACGTATATCCGCCGGGCATTCCGATTTTGCTGCCGGGCGAAGTCATCTCGCAGGAAAACATCGATTACATCGTCGACCATCTGGAGGTCGGCCTGCCGGTCAAAGGACCGGAAGATCGGACGGTCAGGGAAATCAAGGTGATCGTCGAAGAGACGGCGATTTCGTAG
- a CDS encoding TetR/AcrR family transcriptional regulator has protein sequence MPKIVDHDRRRTELGEAAWRIIRREGLEAVTVRNVAKEAEVSLGSLRHYFSTQSELLAFSLRLVSDRVKGRLADFKPSGDVRADAECILWELLPLDEEKRAESEVWLAFTGRKLTDPALAELNAQVYDELYAGMLRLVRALIVFREAESGASSSLDAELEARRLNALVDGLLVHGVSRPDVMTPETIRRIVRLHLDRLLSEA, from the coding sequence ATGCCCAAAATCGTCGATCATGATCGGCGCCGAACGGAGCTGGGAGAAGCGGCATGGCGCATTATCCGGCGCGAGGGGCTGGAGGCGGTGACGGTCCGAAACGTGGCGAAGGAAGCGGAGGTGTCTCTCGGATCGCTCAGGCATTATTTTTCGACCCAATCGGAACTGCTCGCCTTCTCGCTGCGCCTCGTCTCCGATCGCGTCAAAGGCCGGCTGGCGGACTTCAAGCCGTCCGGCGACGTCCGCGCGGACGCGGAATGCATCCTCTGGGAACTGCTTCCGCTCGATGAAGAAAAACGCGCGGAAAGCGAGGTTTGGCTCGCGTTCACGGGCCGGAAACTGACCGATCCCGCCCTGGCGGAGCTGAACGCCCAGGTGTACGACGAACTGTACGCGGGGATGTTGCGGCTCGTGCGGGCGCTCATCGTCTTCCGCGAGGCGGAATCGGGCGCAAGTTCGAGCCTCGACGCCGAGCTGGAAGCGAGACGATTGAACGCGCTCGTGGACGGACTCCTCGTTCACGGCGTTTCCCGTCCCGACGTCATGACGCCCGAAACGATCCGCCGCATCGTCCGGCTGCACCTGGATCGTTTGCTTTCGGAAGCATAA
- a CDS encoding YktB family protein, whose translation MNTTAKPSAAEPAAEFAGFEAADFDAMAVPGLENRMSAIIESVRPKLHALGDSLAPILTGLSGTQLYPHVAKHARRSVNPPDDTWVAWSPSPKGYKMFPHFQIGLWSTHLFIQFAIIYECPTKDVLAVRAENELKSIRSSVPADYQWSKDHMKPEGTAHKDMSDEELKELFVRLRKIKAAELTCGLHVRRDDPVLRDGKALLAKAESVFATLLPLYRMANA comes from the coding sequence ATGAACACGACCGCAAAACCTTCCGCAGCCGAACCCGCGGCCGAGTTCGCCGGCTTCGAAGCCGCGGACTTCGACGCCATGGCCGTCCCGGGCCTGGAAAACCGGATGTCCGCCATTATTGAAAGCGTTCGGCCGAAGCTGCACGCGTTGGGCGATTCCCTTGCCCCGATCCTGACCGGGTTGTCCGGAACGCAGCTGTATCCGCATGTGGCCAAGCACGCCAGGCGGTCGGTCAATCCGCCTGACGACACTTGGGTCGCATGGTCTCCGAGCCCGAAGGGCTACAAAATGTTCCCGCATTTCCAGATCGGCCTCTGGTCGACGCATTTGTTTATTCAGTTCGCTATTATATATGAGTGCCCGACCAAAGACGTGCTCGCGGTACGCGCGGAAAATGAGCTGAAATCGATCCGCTCCTCCGTGCCCGCCGATTATCAATGGTCCAAGGATCATATGAAACCGGAAGGAACCGCCCACAAGGACATGTCCGACGAGGAGCTGAAGGAGCTGTTCGTCCGGCTCCGCAAGATCAAAGCCGCCGAGCTGACGTGCGGCCTGCACGTTCGCCGGGACGACCCGGTGCTCCGGGACGGCAAAGCGCTGCTCGCCAAGGCGGAATCCGTGTTCGCCACGCTGCTGCCCCTGTACCGGATGGCGAACGCGTAA
- a CDS encoding ATP-binding cassette domain-containing protein, translating to MITCEGLVKIYKADDLEVVALQGLNLAVAPGEMMAIIGNSGSGKSTLLNILGGLDRPSAGQVTVGPWNLLKASDDDLVKYKRETVGFIWQNNARNLLPFLTALENVEMPMMFSGKLDRAYAKQLLEWVGLKERMHNKLTQLSGGEQQRVAIAISLANKPQLLLADEPTGSVDTRTSDLIMDIFRRFNRELGLTIVIVTHDLSLASKVDRVVAIRDGLTSTEFIKRNPNLDDAPPLGGGLNEEHEAFVVVDRVGRLQIPKEYLQALEIGDKASMEFDGEQIVIKAPKPIEEEPA from the coding sequence AATTTGGCCGTCGCCCCGGGCGAAATGATGGCCATCATCGGCAACAGCGGAAGCGGCAAGTCGACGCTGCTGAACATTTTGGGCGGCCTCGACCGCCCTTCGGCGGGCCAGGTGACCGTCGGCCCATGGAACCTGCTCAAGGCGAGCGACGACGATCTCGTGAAATACAAGCGGGAGACGGTCGGCTTTATCTGGCAGAACAACGCGCGCAATCTGCTGCCCTTTCTGACCGCGCTGGAAAACGTCGAGATGCCGATGATGTTTTCCGGCAAGCTGGACCGGGCTTACGCCAAGCAACTGCTGGAGTGGGTAGGTCTGAAGGAGCGCATGCACAACAAGCTCACCCAGCTGTCGGGCGGCGAGCAGCAGCGCGTGGCAATCGCGATTTCTTTGGCCAACAAGCCGCAGCTGCTGCTGGCCGACGAGCCGACGGGATCCGTCGACACGCGGACGTCGGATCTCATCATGGACATTTTCCGGCGATTCAACCGGGAGCTGGGGTTGACGATCGTCATCGTTACCCACGATCTGTCGCTGGCGAGCAAGGTCGACCGCGTCGTGGCCATCCGCGACGGCCTGACGAGCACCGAATTTATCAAGCGGAATCCGAATTTGGACGACGCGCCTCCTCTCGGAGGGGGGTTGAACGAAGAACACGAAGCCTTTGTCGTCGTGGACCGCGTAGGACGGCTGCAAATTCCGAAGGAGTATTTGCAAGCCCTGGAAATCGGCGACAAGGCGAGCATGGAGTTTGACGGGGAACAAATTGTCATCAAAGCACCGAAACCGATCGAGGAGGAACCCGCATGA
- a CDS encoding DUF1885 family protein — MSQSAFISLVQGSAATEVTLDDVKAKLRLYIDQASRTGKQLGWDYAGAAFPYSIEDQNSEKHAWFYLKGSRPPYRFIVFGVGRRPDGERSVPYIQVVLPEGSTHADKAKANEYCKWLGRQLLAEVTLFNGRSMVFSSRK, encoded by the coding sequence ATGAGTCAAAGCGCTTTCATTTCGCTCGTCCAAGGATCCGCCGCAACCGAAGTGACGCTCGACGACGTAAAGGCCAAGCTTCGCCTTTATATCGACCAGGCGTCTCGGACCGGCAAACAGCTCGGCTGGGATTACGCCGGCGCCGCCTTTCCCTACTCCATCGAGGACCAAAATTCCGAGAAGCACGCCTGGTTTTATTTGAAAGGCTCCAGGCCCCCCTACCGCTTCATCGTTTTCGGCGTCGGCCGCCGCCCGGACGGCGAACGCTCCGTTCCGTACATCCAGGTCGTCCTTCCCGAAGGCTCCACGCACGCCGACAAAGCGAAAGCGAACGAATATTGCAAATGGCTCGGCCGGCAGCTGCTGGCGGAAGTCACGTTGTTCAACGGCCGCTCGATGGTTTTCAGCTCCAGAAAATAA